The window atctcctaaaagGGAtataaaggggttgaaaatttgaatccattacaaatgctttgaaacttcttagaaaggcataatagccgattacaaaaaaaagctatgggacgttttttggaaattgaacccctaagggggttaaaaaggggatgaaagtttgtcttggggttcaaattttattgtaagctaggaacttgaaacttcgtaaaaaggtattataataaaatagaagaaaactaatttcagcgttttggaaaattcatccctcaaggtggtgaaaaaggggtttgtTCACGCAcctactagcgacatctagcggcGCTGCGACGACAACTGCTATACCGCCCCTCTCCGCGCTCATCTTGTCTCGTCCATTCGCCTCGATATACGACACGATAAACACGTTACtctttacatttaaattttgagCTGTATAAAGCCACTTTTTGTAATAAACGaattttctatatattttaataaacgtcTTCATTGAATGGACCCTGGAAAACCACCGAATCCTGCACATAATTTGATCCTCGAGCCGGATACTGCGAGAGAAGTCAGCTCGTCGGGAAGACGAAATACCCTTGCGAGACGACACCAGCACCTCATCAGCGTCTGCAGCAGTGAACGGTCAGGTCTACCAATCCCGTCTATTCCTTTCCTAATCGATCTGTGTTAAAACCGAGTTTTTTTGTGCATTCCAGTGCCGCTCGTTACGCAAGTCGCGCAGCAGCAGTTTGTGATCTACCGTACCAGTTTGGAATTTGTGCACGTGAGTAGTTCCAATTTCTCTTAATCTTTCGAAATGGGTGAGGGGGATGAAACTGGTGCTAAATTGACTATTCCTTCTGGATCAGGGTCACCTAGAAAAAGTCAGGCTACAATTTCAGACCTACGCAAACAAAGGGGTACCTTGAAAGGCCGGCTTACGCAATTCAAAAAATTCGTTGATTCTCTTTTATCGGTGACTCCTTCTAAAGTACAAATTGCTGAATTAAAATTACGTATGCAAGCAGCTACAGAGACCTTTaaaatttttaatgacattgaAAGCCAAATCGAACTTTGCTCTCCAGAAACAGAAATGTCAGCCAATTCTGAATACGTAGAAACTTTCGAGGAGTTATATTTCGGTACTATGGCTAGCGCTAATTGTTTAGTCGATGGTGTGGAGACAAATAACGTTACTATTTCAAGTTGTGACCATGCTGCCGTGAACAAACCGTTTTCAAAAtttaaactacccgaaattaagTTGCCCTCGTTCGATGGTTCGTATGATCGTTGGCTCGAATTTAAACATTCTTATGAAACAATGATTCATAAACATTCCGATCTCGACGCGATTCAAAAGTTTCATTACCTTCGATCATCGCTAAGTGGTAGTGCATTACAAGTAATTAGTGCGTTAGAATTCACGGCTGCCAACTACATTCAAGCATGGGAATTGCTTGAAATTCGCTTTCATAACCCTAGGCTTTTAGTACATAATCACATAAAATCGTTGTTCAATATTTCAGCCTTGAAACAAGAATCTTCGACTCAAATACGTAGACTGATAGATACCGTGTTACGTAATTTACGCGCTTTAAAAACGTTAGATGAACCTACCGACTCGTGGGATACGTTGATTATTCATTTAATTGTGTCGAAACTCGATACGACCACGGAGCGTAAGTGGGAATCTCACATAGGGTCTATCTCGGATAAGTCAATCAATAATGAGTCTAAGAAACTTAAGCTGGAAGATCTCTTATCGTTCCTCAGAAACCGGGCGGATACGTTAGAAATGATAAACTCTAATCACTCTAAGGCACCGACCGCGGTTAGTACTAAGCCCAATTACACGTCCAATAAACCTACGCAAGTGGTCAGTTGTGTCTCTGCTAGtgtcaatgctaataataaATCAAAGCCTTTAAATAATAAACGTTTTCGAAACTGTGCGATGTGTAACGAGAATCATGCGCTTTATACGTGTgctaagtttttaaatttatctgTCCAAGATAGGTTAAActtaattcgtaataaaaacatATGTAATAACTGTTTACGCGAAGGGCATTCCTTAAATGAATGCATATTCGGTCCGTGTAAGCAGTgtcaacaaaaacataatagtttATTGCATATGGATAGTACTCGCGATGATAATGTGTGCGTGAGGCCGTCGAGTGCGCCTGCACACAACGCGCCGTTATCAGTGCCGAGTACATCTAGCTACTGTGTATCAGCTGACCGCGCGCCTATGGCTCAGTGCGAAGGTGGCGCGGAAGGTAATCGGTTCATTCCCAGGCGAGGCTTACTTACTACTGCGTTAATAGAAGTAGCCGACGCGAACAATCAATACCATACGTGTCGCGCGTTTTTAGACAATGGGAGTgaacattgttttataacggaAGAGTTACGTAATCGATTAAACGTTAAACCCATACAGTCCACTATTCAGATTTCCGGTGTTTCAGAAATAGTTACACAGTCAAATCAGTCATGCGATGTAACTATAAGATCTAAAAATTCGGATTATTCTATGTCATTAAGGTGTTTTGTCTTGAAGCGCGTAACATCCAGTTTGCCCTCGACTTACATAGACTTAGATAGTATACGTATTCCTGATAACATTCAGTTAGCAGATCCCAATTTTAACGTGCCTTCAGAAATCGATATACTGATAGGTTCAGAGATATTTTGGGACCTTTTAGACGGTGAAAAGATTCGATTGCCAACAGGGCCGTACTTAATAAATTCGAAATTCGGCTGGTTGGTATCTGGTCCAAATAATACACGGAACTTGCGCATTAATAATCAAGTCCATTGTTATTTTACTCAAACGATTGACTCTCAACTTAGAAAGTTTTGGGAGATCGAGGATATCCCTCAGGTAGATAGTATTCTTACAGCTGACGAGCAGAAATGTGAggatatttttatcaatacGACTAAACGCGAAGAAGACGGTCGGTTCTCCGTCCGAATGCCGCTAAGAGAATCAGCTGATACGTTGGGCGATTCTTATACGTTagcgaaaaatcgatttttATCCTTAGAACGTAAACTAGAACGTTTGCCGGAATATAAACgtttatattgtgatttcatgCGAGAGTACGAAGAAATGGGTCACATGACTCGTGTTACCGACTATGGTACACCTAATTACTTCCATCCTCATCATGGTGTATTTAGGGAGGGGAGTGCCACCACTAAATTACGCGTTGTGTATAGTGGTGCTGCCCCCACCACCACGAATAAATCGTTAAATAGCATTCAGCTGCCGGGTCCAGCACTTcaaaacgatatttttgctaTTCTGCTACGTTTCCGTCAATACAAGTACGTTGCTTGTGCTGACGTGGAGAAAATGTTTCGGCAGGTTTTGATCCAACCAGATCAGAGATCCTTGCAAATGATCCTCTGGCGTGAAAAACCTACCGATCCATTACACGTTTATGAACTCAATACGGTCACATATGGGCAAACTAGTGCGCCATATTTAAGTCAACGTTGTATACGACAGTTAGCGTTGGAATGTGGTGATGACGTCATCGCGCGCGTTATCAACCAAGATATATTCGTAGACGATTTAATCACGGGAGATGATGATTTCCAAaatttacttgacatatgtcaaAAAACGTATGACGTTCTGCAATCAGGATGCTTTCCTTTACGTAAATGGACCTTTAATTGTGACGTTACGCAGGATAAGTCCAAGAAGCATTTTGTTGGTGAGCACACCCAGAACAAAACGCTCGGGGTAGGTTGGGATAATACGCGCGATGAATTGTATTACACTACAAAAATCGATCCCTCGCCTAACTCGTCGTACTTAAATAAACGAATGATGTTATCGATTATTTCACAGATTTACGATCCGTTAGGTTTACTTTCTCCTGCGGTGATAATTTCCAAAATTTTGCTTCAAAAATTATGGTTAAGTCGTATCGATTGGGACACCCCGGTCCCAGAAGACATTAAATCGATGTGGAATAATTTCATAAATACTTTGAGCCGTTTAAACGATTTACGGATTCCGCGTCATGTAAGGGGTGTACACACTCGACACACGGAATTGCATATTTTCTCAGATGCATCGTTGCATGCTTACGGCGCGTGCGCTTATATTCGGACATATGCTGAAGGGTCGGATGTAACTGTTAGATTATTGTGTGCTAAAAGTAAAGTCGCACCCCTGAAATCTCTAACTATCCCGAAACTCGAACTTTCAGGAGCGCTCGTTGGTGCTAAACTTTACAAGAAAATAACCGATTCCTTAAGGTTAGCGTTCACTAAAGTTTACTTCTGGTGTGACTCGACTATAGTAATTTCGTGGTTAGGCATGTCTCCGCATTTATTGAAGCCTTTTGTTCAAAATCGCGTTACGCAAATAAACGATCTCACCGGTAATGCGACATGGTTGCATGTGAGAAGCGAAGACAACCCTAGTGATTTATTGTCTAGAGGCGTTGCTTTAGATAATTTAATTGATTGTAACTTGTGGTGGTTCGGACCATCATTTTTGCAAGACACAAAATCGGATTTTATTCATGACGATACGAGTAAAAATACGGCAATCGAAGATTTACCCGAGTTACGTTCGACCGCGGTAAGTTTAGTTTGCAATCAGCAAGATGAACTATTTAATTTCGATAGATGTtcattttacaataaattaattaGAATCGGCGCGTATGTACTCCGCTTTATATTAAACTCACGCATTAACTCTGAGCGTAAACAACTCCGCCAAACCGGTTCATTATCGGTGGACGAGCTGAGTGCATCACGTCTTATGCTAGTTAGATTTGCACAGATGCAATCATTTCCGGACGTCTACGATagtttacttaaaaataaaccgaTTAAGACGAATAGTAAACAATATAATCGTATATCCGGTCTTAACGTGTTTTTAGACGATCGTAATAATTCAAAAGTGATTAGAGTCGGTGGTAGATTGTGTAATTCCACAAGTTTCGATTACAACAAAAAACATCCCATGTTATTGTGCAGTAAACATAAGTTAACGGTGTTGTTATTCAATTATGAACACAAGCGGCTGCTACATGGCGGACCGCAGCTACTCTTATCTACTTTGCGTGAATGTTGGTGGCCTTTAGGTGCGCGAAATTTGGCAAAGAAGATAGTTCGAGAATGCGTTACCTGTATTCGAATGAAAGGTAAAGTACCTAGTCCTATCATGGGTAATGTTATTTTGGATCGTTTAGAGCCTGGTTTCCCGTTCATTCGCACAGCCGTTGATTATGGCGGGCCAATTTTCATCCTTAATCGAAAGGGGAGAGGAGCTCAGCTTATTAAATCGTATATTTGTTTGTTCATATGTATGGTCACACGAGCCGTTCATTTGGAACTTGTTACGAGTCTCACCACTGAAGATTATTTATTAGCGCTTAAACGTTTTATTAGTAGACGAGGAAAGCCTCATATAATTTATTCGGATAACGGAAAATGCTTTGTTGGGGCCGAAAAAGAATTTTCCACATTCTTAAAAAATAATTCGAAGGATATAGTCGATTTCGCTGCCAATGACGGCATCAAATTCAGTTTCATTCCTCCTTATTCCCCCCATTTTGGCGGATTGTGGGAGGCTGGAATAAAAGcgtgcaaatttcatttaaaacgGGTAGTAGGTAATGCTAGGTTAACGTACCAGGAATTCAGCTCGGTTTTGACACAGGCCGAAGCCATCCTGAATTCCCGGCCCATGTCACCCTTGTCCACAGATCCTACTGATCTATCCCCGCTCACGCCTGCCCATTTCCTAATTGGTCGGCCGTTGACCTGCCCTGCTAGCGAGGACCTGACGGACGTGCAGCCTTCCCGCCTGTCTCGCTACGCCAGGATCGAAGCCCTACGTCAACACTTCTGGCGTCGTTGGGCCACGGAGTACGTTGCGGAGCTCCAGCGACGAACCAAGTGGAAGACGCAGAAAGACGACATAGCGTTGAACAGTCTTGTTCTAATCAAAGACGATAACCTGCCTCCTCTCAAATGGCGGTTAGGCCGAGTCACGCGTCTATACCCTGGGAGCGATGGCGTGAACCGTGTCGCCGACATCCTCACGGCGACAGGAACAATACGACGCAGCTTTTCAAAGATCTGCCCGCTACTACCAGAGCCGGCAGACCTAGACGGATGAAGACTACTTTGGGAGACGGTGCTCCCAAGGCCGGGGGCATGTTCACGCAcctactagcgacatctagcggcGCTGCGACGACAACTGCTATACCGCCCCTCTCCGCGCTCATCTTGTCTCGTCCATTCGCCTCGATATACGACACGATAAACACGTTACtctttacatttaaattttgagCTGTATAAAGCCACTTTTTGTAATAAACGaattttctatatattttaataaacgtcTTCATTGAATGGACCCTGGAAAACCACCGAATCCTGCAcagggttgaatgtttgtatgcacatcaaaaatttttttgagtgcgggacttgaatctttgtacaagggcatactataagaatacaagaaaagtaatttcagcgtttttaaaaattcctcccttgaaagggttaaataggggttgaaagtttgtatggagatcaaacattttttttgagtgcgggacttgaatctttgtataaaggcatattattagaatacaagaaaagtaatttcagcgtttttgaaaattcatcccccaatgtggtgaaaaaggggttgaaagtttgtatgcacatcaaatattttattgagtgtgggatttgaatcttcgtataagggcatattataagaatacaagaaaagtaatttcagcgtttttgaaaattcatcccccaaggtggtgaaaaaggggttgaaagtttgtatggagatcaaacatttttgtgtgcgggacttgaatctttgtataaagacatattattagaatacaagaaaagtaatttcggcaattttgaaaattcttccctcaagttggtaaaaaaggggttgaaaatttgtatggaggtcaaacatttttttgagtgtggggcttgaatcgttgtataaaggcatattattataatacataataagtaatttcagcttttttaaaaattcatcccctaaaaggtttaagaaggggttgaaagttggtagagagttcaaattttatttaaagctaggaacttcaaacttcgtaaataggtagttaggtagtaggttttactaaatagtggacttgaaaatatgctgggggttgagagggattatatcgagaacaattttattcagttaggggcttgaaacttcgtagccaggttgtgtataataattaacaaatgattaactgcagtccctactgctatcgttttctgcataatgttctaagctaatatagaatatataaccaccaatatacaaatccacgcgtacgaagtcgcgggcaacagctagtgtatCTATATGCCGTCCATGAGCGTCAGCGTCAGGAGGAGACGCAACTGTGTGCACATACTAAACACATTCTTATCGCCATTCGTTTACGTTCAGTTATCGAATTTCACGATAGATGGCGCAGCCTGTCCTTTAGATGGCGCTATCGTTTGTTTCCCGTgagttgtatataacatttgAGGAAACTTTATTGTATATTCTGATTTTCCGAGACATAAGTCTCACCCCCACCGCAGTAGCTAGTTAGACTTCCCTTGCCACCCAGGGAGGTCCATAGCTATTCAGGAACCGGTATTGGCAAGGTACCGGGCAATTTTCCTTGCCAcagtaataatttaaataaaagctcaGTTCAGTTCTCTAAGCTCAGTTCATTTATGTTGATTGGACgacgaaatgaaaaaaaaaatcataatgccagatagatttttttttattatgcgtattactatagctccattttaaattggaacacattatttttgtagcagtagccttaaaatcccttctcacccccctctcaaaccttctctccccattcataacccacctctccccgcgaaacctactcaccccgttttacggtactataTCCGACATAGATTCTACTGTTACTTGTTTTTgcgacttatttttaatttgttgttatcTTATCATGTGCAATAAAAATAAggttctaaagtctatttttttattcggtagactgaaatgacagttaatagtatgaaatgacatttcatgttcatactattaactgtcatttcagtctaccgaataaaaaaatagactttagttctcGATTTATATTAAACAGAATTAAAGCGGTAGCGGTTCATTCACATGTGTAGTTAATACGTAATTTAAACGTCGGCAAATGTAAAGGAAAACGTCGAGAAAGTTGCTCTGAAAACCTGTTGTGTTGTTTTAAACATTGAAAGTTGccgtaaaaaactaaaaatacgatttcactacaaaaaaataatactatGCTTTAAATTGCGTAAGTGCTAAGAACTAAG of the Cydia amplana chromosome 14, ilCydAmpl1.1, whole genome shotgun sequence genome contains:
- the LOC134653901 gene encoding uncharacterized protein LOC134653901 encodes the protein MSLRCFVLKRVTSSLPSTYIDLDSIRIPDNIQLADPNFNVPSEIDILIGSEIFWDLLDGEKIRLPTGPYLINSKFGWLVSGPNNTRNLRINNQVHCYFTQTIDSQLRKFWEIEDIPQVDSILTADEQKCEDIFINTTKREEDGRFSVRMPLRESADTLGDSYTLAKNRFLSLERKLERLPEYKRLYCDFMREYEEMGHMTRVTDYGTPNYFHPHHGVFREGSATTKLRVVYSGAAPTTTNKSLNSIQLPGPALQNDIFAILLRFRQYKYVACADVEKMFRQVLIQPDQRSLQMILWREKPTDPLHVYELNTVTYGQTSAPYLSQRCIRQLALECGDDVIARVINQDIFVDDLITGDDDFQNLLDICQKTYDVLQSGCFPLRKWTFNCDVTQDKSKKHFVGEHTQNKTLGVGWDNTRDELYYTTKIDPSPNSSYLNKRMMLSIISQIYDPLGLLSPAVIISKILLQKLWLSRIDWDTPVPEDIKSMWNNFINTLSRLNDLRIPRHVRGVHTRHTELHIFSDASLHAYGACAYIRTYAEGSDVTVRLLCAKSKVAPLKSLTIPKLELSGALVGAKLYKKITDSLRLAFTKVYFWCDSTIVISWLGMSPHLLKPFVQNRVTQINDLTGNATWLHVRSEDNPSDLLSRGVALDNLIDCNLWWFGPSFLQDTKSDFIHDDTSKNTAIEDLPELRSTAVSLVCNQQDELFNFDRCSFYNKLIRIGAYVLRFILNSRINSERKQLRQTGSLSVDELSASRLMLVRFAQMQSFPDVYDSLLKNKPIKTNSKQYNRISGLNVFLDDRNNSKVIRVGGRLCNSTSFDYNKKHPMLLCSKHKLTVLLFNYEHKRLLHGGPQLLLSTLRECWWPLGARNLAKKIVRECVTCIRMKDPTDLSPLTPAHFLIGRPLTCPASEDLTDVQPSRLSRYARIEALRQHFWRRWATEYVAELQRRTKWKTQKDDIALNSLVLIKDDNLPPLKWRLGRVTRLYPGSDGVNRVADILTATGTIRRSFSKICPLLPEPADLDG